The following coding sequences are from one Leishmania braziliensis MHOM/BR/75/M2904 complete genome, chromosome 36 window:
- a CDS encoding stress-inducible protein STI1 homolog has product MEDYKTKGNDAFKAKKYREAIEWYTKAIEHNPDSEASGALYSNRAGSWQNLNNFEMAVADAEQCIRVRPDWLKGYFRKGVAMESMGNCDEAQKAFQKALQLSPGNEEVMDKLQSINGKLRERNEKAKSKMCKTPDEAKVLGNSLFKDGKYDQAVEFYTRAIELQKEPVKEKAVYYANRAACHQQTHMYSLMVDDCNAAIAIDSANVKAYLRRGIAHEGMEKWKLALEDYMKAQSLAPGVAGASQGVLRCQRALRG; this is encoded by the coding sequence ATGGAGGACTATAAAACCAAGGGCAATGACGCCTTCAAGGCGAAGAAGTACCGGGAGGCGATTGAGTGGTATACTAAGGCTATCGAGCATAATCCCGACAGCGAAGCTTCTGGCGCTCTTTATTCAAATCGTGCAGGCAGCTGGCAGAACCTGAACAACTTTGAGATGGCAGTTGCGGATGCAGAGCAGTGCATTCGGGTACGCCCCGATTGGCTTAAGGGCTACTTTCGCAAGGGTGTCGCCATGGAGAGCATGGGCAATTGTGATGAGGCGCAGAAGGCCTTCCAGAAGGCTCTCCAGCTGAGCCCCGGCAACGAGGAGGTTATGGACAAACTGCAAAGCATTAATGGCAAGCTTCGCGAGCGCAACGAAAAAGCAAAGTCGAAGATGTGCAAGACCCCTGACGAGGCCAAGGTTCTTGGCAATTCCCTCTTCAAGGACGGCAAGTATGACCAGGCTGTGGAGTTCTACACCCGGGCGATTGAACTACAGAAGGAGCCTGTCAAGGAGAAGGCCGTGTACTACGCTAACCGTGCTGCTTGCCATCAGCAGACACACATGTACTCTCTTATGGTGGATGATTGCAATGCCGCGATTGCTATTGACTCAGCAAACGTGAAGGCATACCTACGCCGCGGCATTGCCCACGAAGGCATGGAGAAGTGGAAgctggcgctggaggactaCATGAAGGCACAGTCCCTTGCTCCCGGCGTGGCTGGTGCGTCTCAGGGCGTTCTGCGGTGCCAACGTGCTTTGCGCGGCTGA
- the EF2-1 gene encoding elongation factor 2, producing MVNFTVDQVRELMDFPDQIRNMSVIAHVDHGKSTLSDSLVGAAGIIKMEEAGDKRIMDTRADEIARGITIKSTAISMHYHVPKEMISSLDDDKRDFLINLIDSPGHVDFSSEVTAALRVTDGALVVVDCVEGVCVQTETVLRQALTERIRPVVFINKVDRAILELQLDPEEAYQGFVKTLQNVNVVVATYNDPSMGDVQVSPEKGTVAIGSGLQAWAFSLTRFANMYASKFGVVRRR from the coding sequence ATGGTGAACTTTACCGTCGATCAGGTCCGTGAGCTGATGGACTTCCCGGACCAGATCCGGAACATGTCCGTGATTGCCCACGTCGACCACGGCAAGTCGACCCTGTCTGACTCTCTCGTTGGCGCCGCTGGCATCATCaagatggaggaggctgGCGACAAGCGTATCATGGATACGCGCGCGGATGAGATTGCGCGTGGTATCACGATCAAGTCCACCGCCATCTCCATGCACTACCACGTGCCGAAGGAGATGATTAGCAGCCTGGATGACGACAAGCGCGACTTCCTGATCAACCTGATCGACTCCCCCGGACACGTCGACTTCAGCTCCGAGGTGACTGCCGCTCTTCGTGTGACGGACGGTGCGCTGGTCGTGGTGGACTGTGTggagggcgtgtgcgtgcagacggagacggtgctgcgccaggcGCTGACGGAGCGTATCCGCCCTGTTGTGTTCATCAACAAGGTGGACCGCGCCATCCTTGAGCTCCAGCTGGACCCCGAAGAGGCATACCAGGgcttcgtgaagacgctgcAGAACGTGAATGTGGTGGTTGCCACGTACAATGATCCCAGCATGGGGGACGTGCAGGTGTCGCCCGAGAAGGGCACTGTGGCGATCGGCTCTGGTCTGCAGGCGTGGGCGTTCTCGCTGACCCGCTTCGCGAACATGTATGCGTCGAAGTTCGGCGTGGTGCGGCGAAGATGA
- a CDS encoding elongation factor 2, producing the protein MGEMKDSFVAAWQWATREGVLCDENMRGVRVNVEDVTMHADAIHRGGGQIIPTARRVFYACCLTASPRLMEPMFVVDIQTVEHAMGGIYGVLTRRRGVIIGEENRPGTPIYNVRAYLPVAESFGFTADLRAGTGGQAFPQCVFDHWQEYPGDPLETKSLANATTLAIRMRKGLKPEIPGLDQFMDKL; encoded by the coding sequence ATGGGTGAGATGAAGGACTCCTTTGTTGCGGCGTGGCAGTGGGCGACCCGCGAGGGTGTGCTCTGCGACGAGAACATgcgcggtgtgcgcgtgaaCGTGGAGGATGTGACGATGCACGCGGACGCCATTCACCGTGGTGGCGGCCAGATCATCCCGACGGCGCGCCGTGTGTTCTACGCGTGCTGCctgacggcgtcgccgcgcCTGATGGAGCCGATGTTCGTGGTGGATATCCAGACCGTGGAGCACGCCATGGGCGGCATCTACGGTGTGCTGACCCGCCGCCGTGGTGTGATCATTGGCGAGGAGAACCGCCCGGGCACGCCCATCTACAACGTGCGCGCGTACCTGCCGGTTGCGGAGTCGTTCGGCTTCACTGCCGACCTGCGCGCCGGAACTGGCGGCCAGGCCTTCCCGCAGTGCGTGTTCGACCACTGGCAGGAGTACCCCGGTGACCCGCTAGAGACCAAGTCGCTGGCCAACGCGACAACGCTTGCCATCCGCATGCGCAAGGGTCTGAAGCCGGAGATCCCCGGCCTGGACCAGTTCATGGATAAATTGTAA
- a CDS encoding elongation factor 2: MVNFTVDQVRELMDFPDQIRNMSVIAHVDHGKSTLSDSLVGAAGIIKMEEAGDKRIMDTRADEIARGITIKSTAISMHYHVPKEMISSLDDDKRDFLINLIDSPGHVDFSSEVTAALRVTDGALVVVDCVEGVCVQTETVLRQALTERIRPVVFINKVDRAILELQLDPEEAYQGFVKTLQNVNVVVATYNDPSMGDVQVSPEKGTVAIGSGLQAWAFSLTRFANMYASKFGVDELKMRERLWGDNFFDAKNKKWIKQETNADGERVRRAFCQFCLDPIYQIFDAVMNEKKDKVDKMLKSLHVSLTAEEREQVPKKLLKTVMMRFLPAAETLLQMIVAHLPSPKRAQAYRAEMLYSGEASPEDKYFMGIKNCDPAAPLMLYISKMVPTADRGRFFAFGRIFSGKVRSGQKVRIMGNNYIYGKKQDLYDDKPVQRSVLMMGRYQEAVEDMPCGNVVGLVGVDKYIVKSATITDDGENPYPLRDMKYSVSPVVRVAVEAKNPSDLPKLVEGLKRLAKSDPLVVCSIEESGEHIVAGAGELHLEICLKDLQEDFMNGAPLKISEPVVSFRETVTDVSSQQCLSKSANKHNRLFCRGAPLTEELALAMEEGTAGPEADPKVRARFLADNYEWDVQEARKIWCYGPDNRGPNVVVDVTKGVQNMGEMKDSFVAAWQWATREGVLCDENMRGVRVNVEDVTMHADAIHRGGGQIIPTARRVFYACCLTASPRLMEPMFVVDIQTVEHAMGGIYGVLTRRRGVIIGEENRPGTPIYNVRAYLPVAESFGFTADLRAGTGGQAFPQCVFDHWQEYPGDPLETKSLANATTLAIRMRKGLKPEIPGLDQFMDKL, translated from the coding sequence ATGGTGAACTTTACCGTCGATCAGGTCCGTGAGCTGATGGACTTCCCGGACCAGATCCGGAACATGTCCGTGATTGCCCACGTCGACCACGGCAAGTCGACACTGTCTGACTCTCTCGTTGGCGCCGCTGGCATCATCaagatggaggaggctgGCGACAAGCGTATCATGGATACGCGCGCGGATGAGATTGCGCGTGGTATCACGATCAAGTCCACCGCCATCTCCATGCACTACCACGTGCCGAAGGAGATGATTAGCAGCCTGGATGACGACAAGCGCGACTTCCTGATCAACCTGATCGACTCCCCCGGACACGTCGACTTCAGCTCCGAGGTGACTGCCGCTCTTCGTGTGACGGACGGTGCGCTGGTCGTGGTGGACTGTGTggagggcgtgtgcgtgcagacggagacggtgctgcgccaggcGCTGACGGAGCGTATCCGCCCTGTTGTGTTCATCAACAAGGTGGACCGCGCCATCCTTGAGCTCCAGCTGGACCCCGAAGAGGCATACCAGGgcttcgtgaagacgctgcAGAACGTGAATGTGGTGGTTGCCACGTACAATGATCCCAGCATGGGGGACGTGCAGGTGTCGCCCGAGAAGGGCACTGTGGCGATCGGCTCTGGTCTGCAGGCGTGGGCGTTCTCGCTGACCCGCTTCGCGAACATGTATGCGTCGAAGTTCGGCGTGGACGAGCTGAAGATGCGCGAGCGTCTGTGGGGCGACAACTTCTTTGACGCGAAGAACAAGAAGTGGATCAAGCAGGAGACGAACGCCGATGGCGAGCGCGTGCGCCGCGCGTTCTGCCAGTTCTGCCTGGACCCCATCTACCAGATCTTCGACGCTGTGATGAACGAGAAGAAGGACAAGGTGGACAAGATGCTCAAGTCGCTGCACGTGTCGCTGACGGCTGAGGAGCGCGAGCAGGTGCCGAAGAAGCTGCTGAAGACGGTGATGATGAGGTTTCTGCCGGCCGctgagacgctgctgcagatgatCGTGGCGCACCTGCCGTCGCCCAAGAGAGCGCAGGCGTACCGCGCGGAGATGTTGTACTCTGGTGAGGCGTCGCCGGAGGACAAGTACTTCATGGGTATCAAGAACTGCGaccccgctgcgccgctcatGCTGTACATCAGCAAGATGGTGCCGACGGCCGACCGCGGCCGCTTCTTCGCTTTTGGCCGCATCTTCTCGGGTAAGGTGCGCAGCGGCCAGAAGGTGCGGATCATGGGCAACAACTACATCTACGGCAAGAAGCAGGACCTGTACGATGACAAGCCTGTGCAGCGCTCTGTGCTGATGATGGGCCGCTACCAGGAGGCTGTGGAGGACATGCCGTGCGGTAACGTGGTGGGCCTTGTGGGCGTGGACAAGTACATCGTGAAGTCTGCGACGATCACGGACGACGGCGAGAACCCGTACCCGCTGCGCGATATGAAGTACTCCGTGTCGCCTGTGGTGCGTGTGGCCGTGGAGGCGAAGAACCCGTCCGACCTGCCGAAACTTGTGGAGGGCCTGAAGCGCCTTGCCAAGTCCGACCCGCTGGTGGTGTGCAGCATTGAGGAGTCTGGCGAGCACATCGTTGCCGGCGCTGGTGAGCTGCATCTTGAGATTTGCCTGAAGGACCTCCAGGAGGACTTCATGAACGGTGCGCCGCTGAAGATCTCCGAGCCGGTGGTGTCGTTCCGCGAGACCGTGACGGACGTGTCGTCGCAGCAGTGTCTGTCGAAGTCTGCGAACAAGCACAACCGTCTGTTCTGccgcggtgcgccgctgaCAGAGGAGCTTGCGCtggcgatggaggagggcaCCGCTGGTCCCGAGGCCGATCCGaaggtgcgcgcgcgcttccTTGCCGACAACTACGAGTGGGACGTGCAGGAGGCCCGCAAGATCTGGTGCTACGGCCCGGACAACCGCGGCCCGAACGTGGTCGTGGATGTGACGAAGGGTGTCCAGAACATGGGTGAGATGAAGGACTCCTTTGTTGCGGCGTGGCAGTGGGCGACCCGCGAGGGTGTGCTCTGCGACGAGAACATgcgcggtgtgcgcgtgaaCGTGGAGGATGTGACGATGCACGCGGACGCCATTCACCGTGGTGGCGGCCAGATCATCCCGACGGCGCGCCGTGTGTTCTACGCGTGCTGCctgacggcgtcgccgcgcCTGATGGAGCCGATGTTCGTGGTGGATATCCAGACCGTGGAGCACGCCATGGGCGGCATCTACGGTGTGCTGACCCGCCGCCGTGGTGTGATCATTGGCGAGGAGAACCGCCCGGGCACGCCCATCTACAACGTGCGCGCGTACCTGCCGGTTGCGGAGTCGTTCGGCTTCACTGCCGACCTGCGCGCCGGAACTGGCGGCCAGGCCTTCCCGCAGTGCGTGTTCGACCACTGGCAGGAGTACCCCGGTGACCCGCTAGAGACCAAGTCGCTGGCCAACGCGACAACGCTTGCCATCCGCATGCGCAAGGGTCTGAAGCCGGAGATCCCCGGCCTGGACCAGTTCATGGATAAATTGTAa
- a CDS encoding fructose-6-phosphate2-kinase/fructose-2,6-bisph os phatase-likeprotein produces MVLVQLRASNVCDVDDTKETNTIDFRHMVGVEYHTPREVVRPPPSLTGTEAHHMAMTSTGLYRFSNATSPVVIFVSSEERCSLSARFFCTRFVHYFRWIGESVQLFVASKNFQDHRPAPYARQRDIWLQENHRCVSAALNYFDSDPKLGFAATPVAVIFTDCDCADARRSLVSALPADRSFLIRYVRFSEEWESHRCNSYRFIDVSLQRQALRASRSSGSIVCSSLTRFLNSMLPTLYQLYSEEPQEGAPGDTLKSFPPIFFTRHGQSEYNIEDRLGGDPDLTETGCVDAEDIARFFELQVKTNVNLFEFRTTVWGEDDDFEVWCSQLRRTQRTAQPTADILSHGVLKPFKSLNEIHAGICEDMTNEEVKLLYPFIQLFRHTDKVGFRYPDGESYVDLVRRLTPLLNDLNNCRKCVVVVAHQAVLRTMLSFFGGRPVEEAVHAPCPQRTIWVCTMNRLGEPRLAEIALSPRQSQDEGPGVSWEGW; encoded by the coding sequence ATGGTCCTCGTGCAGCTGAGGGCGTCGAACGTATGTGATGTGGACGACACAAAGGAAACAAACACAATCGACTTTAGGCACATGGTGGGGGTGGAGTACCACACTCCGCGAGAAGTGGTACGCCCACCGCCGTCTCTGACAGGCACCGAAGCCCATCATATGGCGATGACAAGCACGGGTTTATACAGGTTCTCCAATGCGACGAGTCCAGTTGTCATCTTCGTCAGCTCCGAGGAGCGGTGCAGCTTGTCGGCGCGGTTCTTTTGCACCCGTTTTGTGCACTACTTCCGGTGGATAGGCGAGAGCGTACAGCTGTTTGTGGCCTCCAAGAACTTTCAAGATCACCGTCCGGCGCCGTACGCCAGGCAACGGGATATATGGCTTCAAGAAAACCACCGCTGTGTGTCGGCTGCCTTGAACTACTTCGACTCAGATCCGAAGCTGGGCTTTGCTGCCACTCCTGTCGCTGTTATTTTTACTGACTGTGACTGTGCAGATGCCCGCCGATCTCTGGTGAGTGCTCTCCCCGCTGATCGCTCCTTTCTGATCCGGTACGTGCGGTTTTCGGAGGAGTGGGAAAGCCACAGATGCAACTCATATCGCTTTATCGACGTTAGTCTTCAGCGGCAGGCACTGCGCGCGTCGCGGAGCAGCGGTAGCATCGTCTGCTCTAGCCTCACCAGATTCCTTAATAGCATGCTACCGACACTATATCAGCTGTACTCTGAGGAGCCGCAGGAAGGCGCGCCAGGTGACACACTCAAGTCGTTCCCGCCGATCTTCTTCACCCGGCACGGGCAATCCGAGTACAACATCGAGGACCGACTCGGCGGAGATCCGGACTTGACGGAGACCGGTTGCGTCGACGCCGAAGACATTGCCCGTTTTTTTGAGCTTCAAGTCAAGACGAATGTAAACTTGTTTGAGTTTCGCACCAccgtgtggggggaggacgACGACTTTGAGGTGTGGTGCAGCCAGCTGCGACGGACTCAGCGCACAGCACAGCCCACTGCCGACATACTGTCCCACGGTGTTCTCAAACCATTCAAGTCGCTCAACGAGATTCATGCTGGCATCTGCGAGGATATGACCAACGAGGAAGTAAAGTTGCTCTACCCTTTCATTCAGCTCTTTCGGCACACAGACAAGGTCGGTTTCCGCTATCCGGACGGCGAATCATACGTTGACCTCGTCCGCCGGCTCACACCATTGTTGAATGACTTGAACAACTGCAGGAAGTGTGTTGTAGTTGTTGCGCACCAAGCCGTCCTCCGTACgatgctctctttctttggaGGACGGCCGGTAGAAGAGGCCGTCCATGCCCCATGCCCACAGAGGACCATCTGGGTGTGCACAATGAACCGCCTCGGCGAACCGCGGCTGGCTGAGATTGCTTTGTCGCCTCGCCAGAGCCAAGACGAGGGACCCGGGGTTTCCTGGGAAGGCTGGTAG
- a CDS encoding histone H4 yields MRGVRVQIQYDSVRTNVSVRFLDIDPPSESYRYQRGANTSPCSLCAHSTLSPFHASLLSLHTFICFLLVHFRRKSRHSLPRIFPPSPSLAPHSILTMAKGKRSADAKGSQKRQKKVLRDNIRGITRGCVRRMARRGGVKRISGDLYEEVRRVLKAYVEDIVRCSTAYTEYARKKTVTAADVVNALRKRGHILYGYA; encoded by the coding sequence ATGCGTGGAGTACGTGTACAAATTCAGTATGACTCTGTACGCACTAACGTCTCTGTGAGATTTCTTGACATCGATCCACCAAGTGAATCCTATCGCTATCAAAGGGGCGCCAACACCAGTCCTTGTTCGCTTTGTGCACACTCCacactctctccttttcaTGCATCTCTGCTTTCTTTACATACCTTCATCTGCTTCCTGCTCGTACACTTCCGGAGGAAGTCGCGCCACTCTTTGCCTCGcattttccctccctccccctctcttgcccCGCACAGCATATTAACCATGGCCAAGGGTAAGCGCTCCGCTGACGCCAAGGGCAGCCAGAAGCGCcagaagaaggtgctgcgcgacaacaTTCGTGGCATcacgcgcggctgcgtccgccgtatggcgcgccgcggtggtgtAAAGCGCATCTCGGGCGACCtctacgaggaggtgcgccgcgtgctgaAGGCCTACGTGGAGGAcattgtgcgctgcagcacggcctACACCGAGTACGCGCGCAAGAAGACAGTCACGGCGGCCGATGTCGTGAATGCGCTGCGCAAACGCGGCCACATCCTGTACGGCTACGCGTAA
- a CDS encoding putative leucine carboxyl methyltransferase, translated as MALIQTAHDACSRKVHCVRKGYLNDPFVSFFEKDHTIVNSPLMNRGTWLRTTAFENCVRGFATTAGEPIQVINFGAGMDTLFFRLKHSDPQIPVHKFVELDFAELVAEKKGIIKRHTELHSLVGSQYELVSCDLRDAKGVAKVLKEHLRGGTPTIMIAEMVFVYIEGSVTTNLLRTIMSDVIEENTKAMLVIYDAIQPFDRFGKVMVENLQHFGADFRGICDFPTPEAHAQRCTELGFKTVKSVTMKNLYLSVPRQIQIRLNKLEMIDDWEEWNLMHEHYCFVVASTDSAPLPKLF; from the coding sequence ATGGCGTTGATTCAGACCGCCCATGACGCGTGCTCTCGCAAAGTGCACTGCGTCCGCAAAGGCTACCTCAATGATCCGTTTGTATCCTTCTTCGAAAAGGATCACACAATCGTGAATAGCCCATTGATGAACCGTGGAACGTGGCTCCGTACCACGGCGTTCGAAAACTGCGTGCGGGGCTTCGCGACCACTGCAGGAGAACCGATTCAAGTGATTAACTTTGGCGCAGGAATGGACACACTCTTCTTTCGCCTAAAGCATAGCGATCCGCAGATTCCTGTGCACAAATTTGTGGAACTCGACTTTGCTGAGCTGGTCGCCGAAAAGAAAGGCATCATCAAACGTCACACTGAGCTGCACTCGCTGGTGGGTTCACAGTACGAACTGGTTTCCTGCGACTTGCGCGACGCTAAGGGTGTTGCGAAGGTGCTGAAGGAGCACCTGCGGGGCGGCACTCCTACTATCATGATTGCGGAGATGGTGTTCGTGTACATTGAGGGTTCCGTCACCACGAATCTATTGCGAACCATCATGAGCGATGTCATCGAGGAAAACACAAAGGCTATGCTTGTCATCTATGATGCGATTCAGCCCTTCGATCGGTTTGGCAAGGTGATGGTGGAAAATCTGCAGCACTTCGGCGCCGATTTCAGAGGAATCTGTGACTTCCCCACGCCTGAGGCacatgcgcagcggtgcacagAGCTTGGCTTCAAGACGGTCAAGTCCGTCACAATGAAGAACCTCTATCTTAGCGTTCCCCGCCAAATTCAAATTCGTCTCAACAAGCTGGAAATGATTGATGACTGGGAAGAGTGGAACTTGATGCATGAGCACTACTGCTTCGTCGTCGCCTCCACCGACAGCGCGCCGCTACCAAAGCTCTTTTGA
- a CDS encoding putative DNA damage repair protein, translated as MRPRVTAMSQSMRDQVNSLQRFQQHSRLYFIGQWKTKMEDVFREWFIVHPEWNHGTLEQQRTFLHVDMDAFFCSVQLAKPEYAHLRTKPVGIAAGKYNSDISSCNYLARSYGIHAGMYVNSAKERCPELVTLGHDLEACERVAKTLYRIIFESFPASVKMSMEVYSIDEVMLATDTTDYGLLQSFCEAVRKELFSTTGCTASCGIGPNIMLARVATDCCKPNGILVVHAKDVPQTMASLPLKYIHGAGESTMEKICRALREQHVIDENTDAGDVTCGSVQRLRREVLQRILGKRHGETFYHLVRGEDSRVVTRTGDSEDQRHLGKRTPSVVGCSMNYAVRPEDIEDVWGIVRQLLDHVCAKLQRANTVAQGLRITLLERHPLYPKETQKYMGRGKCVEVHLPIKLPHAMAADEVEVMDREIRRVVAPLLVASRVMSDAERAAQLGLSSSEMDLMIWTVNLASLRDIVVSDLRGITLQATGLRPKQEAPFTLQCLSGQQMTLATGFSNAKRPRTVDAVTVVDTTPVQRLSGTVRCRPSLHSSLAVTTLNVLYAQPWPRCDKARAESWCHGCKRACHQLDYPAVKAYLRCALAKLSEWPEPQEAAESFQQLLSFASAHLPAPLDFL; from the coding sequence ATGCGCCCACGAGTGACGGCGATGAGCCAAAGCATGCGTGATCAGGTGAACAGCCTGCAGCGCTTTCAGCAGCACTCGAGGCTTTACTTCATTGGGCAGTGGAAAACGAAGATGGAGGATGTGTTTCGTGAGTGGTTTATTGTGCACCCGGAGTGGAATCATGGTAcactggagcagcagcgcaccttTCTCCATGTCGACATGGAcgccttcttctgctccGTGCAGCTGGCAAAGCCAGAGTACGCTCATCTGAGGACGAAGCCGGTGGGCATCGCTGCAGGTAAGTACAACAGTGACATCTCCTCTTGCAACTACTTGGCGCGCTCGTATGGCATTCACGCCGGGATGTACGTGAACTCCGCGAAGGAGCGATGTCCAGAGCTTGTGACCCTCGGCCACGACCTCGAGGCGTGTGAGCGTGTCGCCAAGACGCTCTACCGCATCATCTTTGAGTCATTTCCGGCAAGTGTGAAGATGTCAATGGAGGTGTACAGTATTGATGAGGTGATGCTGGCGACCGACACCACTGATTACGGCTTACTGCAGTCCTTCTGCGAGGCCGTGCGCAAGGAGCTGTTCAGTACGACAGGATGCACGGCCTCATGTGGGATAGGGCCAAATATTATGCTGGCGCGCGTCGCCACGGACTGTTGCAAGCCGAATGGGATCTTAGTTGTCCACGCCAAGGACGTGCCGCAGACCATGGCTTCTCTTCCGCTGAAGTATATTCACGGTGCGGGCGAGAGCACCATGGAGAAAATCTGCCGCgcgctgcgtgagcagcacgTCATAGACGAGAATACCGACGCTGGCGACGTTACGTGCGGATCTGTGCAACGGCTGAGGCGAGAGGTCTTGCAGAGGATTCTTGGCAAGAGGCATGGCGAGACATTCTACCATCTTGTCCGTGGCGAGGACAGCCGCGTCGTCACTCGCACGGGCGATTCAGAGGACCAGCGGCACTTGGGCAAGCGCACTCCCAGCGTTGTTGGCTGTTCCATGAACTATGCGGTGCGCCCTGAAGATATAGAAGACGTGTGGGGGATCGTGCGCCAACTCCTGGACCATGTGTGCGCCAAACTGCAGCGCGCCAATACCGTTGCCCAGGGCCTTCGCATCACACTGCTGGAACGGCATCCCCTATATCCGAAGGAGACGCAAAAGTACATGGGCCGTGGCAAGTGTGTGGAGGTGCATCTGCCAATCAAGCTCCCACATGCGATGGCGGCcgacgaggtggaggtgatgGACCGTGAGATCCGGAGGGTAGTGGCTCCGTTGCTTGTTGCGTCGCGGGTCATGTCCGATGCGGAgcgggcggcgcagctgggcCTTTCATCTAGCGAGATGGACCTCATGATTTGGACCGTCAATCTCGCGTCTCTGCGTGATATTGTCGTCTCAGATTTACGCGGCATAACGTTGCAGGCGACAGGTCTTCGACCGAAGCAGGAGGCGCCTTTCACGCTTCAGTGCCTCAGTGGGCAGCAGATGACCCTTGCAACGGGCTTCTCCAACGCGAAGCGACCGCGCACGGTGGATGCAGTGACCGTGGTAGATACCACACCCGTGCAGCGCCTATCCGGTACTGTGCGTTGTAGACCGTCTCTTCACAGCAGTTTAGCCGTGACGACACTCAACGTGTTATATGCTCAACCGTGGCCACGTTGTGACAAGGCTAGAGCGGAGAGCTGGTGTCATGGCTGTAAGAGAGCCTGCCATCAGCTCGACTACCCTGCTGTGAAGGCGTATCTTCGATGCGCCCTGGCAAAGCTCTCCGAGTGGCCCGAGCCGCAAGAAGCCGCAGAGAgcttccagcagctgctctccTTTGCGAGTGCCCATCTCCCGGCACCGCTTGACTTCTTATGA
- a CDS encoding putative mRNA capping methyltransferase produces MPKGQTAAAYDDVTRKRKDDWSSQQVAFRHFNNFVKKTLIQFSLDRVLANVAASASEGAAVLDIASGRGGDIGKWFYMQSSAQGDARAPSCSLHTTVYDCYDISPECISEAERRCKEMIATMERPSRCCASFTVADCFSESFLRGTLPSSPHFGRYNIVSIQFAFHYACRSLDLVRDVFSAVSSALAPGGVVLITTVDLATLSKRAAEGMMGNELYSITFPNPPEYTTVSDGSTVLVTGTEYHFRLEGFVDCPEYVVPYDAVVQIASEAQLCLCESMSKPFSEFVPHYSANWKANRGNRLSQAELELVTLYRTLCFEKPNVAH; encoded by the coding sequence ATGCCAAAGGGacagacggcggcggcataCGATGACGTGACACGAAAGCGCAAAGACGACTGGAGTAGCCAACAAGTGGCGTTTCGGCACTTCAATAACTTTGTAAAGAAGACATTAATTCAGTTTTCTCTCGATCGCGTATTGGCCAATGTGGCTGCCTCGGCATCAGAGGGAGCTGCAGTTCTCGATATTGCCAGCGGACGAGGTGGGGATATCGGCAAGTGGTTTTACATGCAAAGTTCTGCGCAGGGAGATGCTCGTGCGCCGTCATGCTCTTTGCACACCACCGTCTACGACTGCTACGACATCTCCCCCGAGTGCATcagcgaggcggagagaCGGTGCAAGGAGATGATAGCCACCATGGAGAGGCCCTCGCGGTGCTGTGCCTCGTTCACCGTGGCTGACTGTTTCTCCGAGTCGTTTCTGCGAGGCACTTtaccctcctccccgcaCTTTGGTCGCTACAACATCGTGTCGATTCAGTTTGCATTCCACTACGCCTGCAGGAGTCTCGATCTTGTCCGAGACGTCTTCTCGGCTGTCTCCAGCGCTCTCGCTCCAGGTGGTGTGGTGCTCATCACAACAGTTGACTTAGCGACGCTTTCCAAACGGGCGGCCGAAGGCATGATGGGCAACGAGCTGTACAGCATCACTTTCCCCAATCCGCCCGAATACACCACAGTCTCCGACGGTAGCACCGTGCTTGTCACGGGCACCGAATACCACTTTCGTCTGGAAGGCTTCGTAGACTGTCCCGAGTACGTGGTGCCGTACGATGCGGTGGTGCAAATCGCGAgtgaggcgcagctgtgcctTTGTGAGTCCATGTCGAAGCCTTTCTCCGAGTTTGTGCCGCACTACTCCGCAAACTGGAAAGCGAACAGGGGCAACAGGCTGAGTCAGGCAGAGCTGGAGCTTGTAACCTTGTACCGCACTCTCTGCTTCGAGAAACCGAATGTGGCACACTAG